The genomic interval TCATCGCTGCTTCTGGTGAACCGAAAGTCGTTTTATCTTCGGTAAAAACCATTGACGTGGCACCATCATAATCAAGTTTTGGTGCAAATAAATGCTTATCGCCCTGCCTTAATGCCACATCACCAGCAAATTGCACCTGATCGTAGTTACCACTTGAAGTATCAGCTTCTATATTGACTTTTCGCTGGGTTGGATCACCACCGAGTTCGGTATATTGCGCTAAAGGATCAACCGCACATTGCAACGCCAGCGCCGCTGTGGGCAAACTCAATATTCCTGCTACAATCCAGCGCATACCGGTGTCCTAACTCTCACTCAAGATAATCGATTATTTTAACAAAGCGACTCCACCCTGTCGCCGTTTTTCACGCGATTATATAATAATGAGGGTAAGTTACGTATAATGCGCAGTTTACGTTAAAAAATGAGAAGCACTGCTTGGAGTTTCAATGAATACGCACGCTATCACCCCAAAAACAGCCTTACTCAGCGTTGCTGATAAAAGTGGCTTAATCGATTTCGCAAAACGCTTAAGCGCAGCGGGTGTAACCTTATTATCCACCGGCGGCACAGCAAAAGCGTTACGCGACGCCGGTATCGCTGTCACTGACGTCAGCGATCATACCGGCTTTCCAGAAATTATGGGGGGACGGGTAAAAACGCTACATCCGAATATTCATGGCGGCATCCTCGCACGACGCGGTGAGGATGACAGTGTGATGGCAGAACATGACATCAGCGCGATTGATTTGGTGGTGGTTAACCTATACCCCTTCCGAGAAACGATTGCCAAACCCGATGTAACCCTTGAAGAGGCGATTGAACAAATTGATATCGGTGGCCCAACGATGGTACGCGCTGCAGCGAAAAATCACGCACACGTTGGTATTGTGGTGGACCCAACCGATTATCCTAATGTGATTAGCGCAGTAGAAAATGGACACTTAAATCTCAAATTACGTCGAGAGCTCGCTGCCAAAGCCTTCGCGCATACCGCCGGATACGATCAGGCGATTGCACAATACCTTAACCAAGCCTTTGGCATTCAAACCACAGAGCAAGCTTTTCCAAAGCAATTACAACGCAACTATGCCCTGGTTGAAACGCTGCGTTATGGTGAAAACCCGCACCAAAATGCAGCCTTTTATAAATCACTATCGCCAATCGGCAGCAGCCTTGCCACCGCCGTCCAGCATCAAGGTAAGGCGTTGTCTTACAATAATATTGCTGATGCAGACGCAGCCCTTTCTGCCGTTTTGCGCTTTGATGAAGAAGCCGCTTGTGTGATTGTTAAGCACGCTAATCCGTGTGGGGCAGCTACGGGTGAAAATGTGATGGAAGCTTATGATCTGGCACACCGCTGCGATCCCACCTCAGCCTTTGGTGGCATCATCGCGTTTAACCGCGGGGTCGATGAACGGACTGCACAAGAAATTCTTAGCCGCCAGTTTGTGGAAGTGATCTTGGCACCAGCTTACAGCAAAGACGCGCTGGAAGTCTTCGAACAAAAAGCCAACATCCGGGTTTTAGAAATTTCCAGTAGTGGTCACGAAGAAGATGAATGGCAGATTACCAGCGTACACGGTGGGATCTTAGTGCAAGACTGGGATAACGGTAATGTGTGTCGGGAAGACCTGAAAGTTGTCAGTAAACGCGAACCCAGTCATCAAGAACTCAACGATCTACTCTTTGCCTGGCGGATTGTTAAATCGGTTAAATCAAACGCTATTGTGCTTGCTAAAGACGGAGCAACGATTGGCATTGGCGCCGGACAAACCAGCCGCGTCTATTCTTCACTCATTGCTGCACGCAAGGCTCGCGATGAAGGGTTAGATGCTCATGATAGCGTACTGGCAAGCGACGCCTTTTTCCCGTTCAGAGATGGGATTGATGCTGCTGCTGAGGCTGGCGTAAAAGCGATCATCCAGCCTGGTGGCTCAATGCGTGATGAAGAAGTGATTGCTGCGGCTAACGAACACGGCATCGCGATGATCTTTACCGGCATGAGGCATTTCCGACACTAAGCATTCGGTGATTAAAAAAAGCGCGGTATTCCGCGCTTTTTTTAATCTGATCACCTATCAATAATAGCCTAATAATTTCCACCATAAGAGACCAACCCCGATCCACAACGCCAGGTTGATCACACTCATGACAAAACCAATGCTCCACCAACGTCCAAGCGACACATAACCAGAGTTAAAAATAACCGGTGCAGTACCTGTTGCGTAGTGGGTCAAGCTCATCATCAAGTTACCCGCTGCGGCCATAATCAACGCAAACAGCATCGGCGGCGCACCAAGACTCAACCCCGCCGCATAAAATGCCGCAAACATCGCGGTAATATGCGCGGTAGTACTGGCAAAAAAGTAATGCGAATACAGAAACACTAACGTGAGAATAGCCGCTGCCACGATCCAATTAACGCCCATTGTGGCAATCCCGGATTGAATACTATCGGCAAACCAGCCAATCAAGCCCAGTTTATTGAGAAAGCTCGCCATCATAATCAATGCGCTAAACCAGACAATCGTATCCCAGGCAGAGCGCTCTTTTAGTACATCATCCCAACTCAGCACACCGGTGATCAGTAACAATGACAAACCAAGTAACGCCGTGGTCGCTGAATGCAACTTAGCCCCTTCACCGAACACTAACGCCGGAATATCTGCCCAAAACAATAATAATAAGGCAAACACACCGAGCATAATCCATTCATCACGCTTAATCGCACCAAGCTCTTTTAAGCGCTCACGGGCAAACTTGGTCGCATCCGGGGTGGATTTAACCTCAGGTGGACTTAACCAATAAATCACTAACGGCATGACCAGCAAACACGCCAAACCCGGTAGCAACATAGCCAATGCCCAAGTGGTCCAGGTTAGCTCGATTTGTGAACCTGTCGCCTCAGCAACAAATTTCACCACCAACGGATTCGGCGCAGTGGCGGTGATAAACATCCCTGAGGTAATCGGGTTGGTGTTGTAATTCACCAGCGCTAGATAACGACCAATTTTGCCGCTCGTTCCCTCTTCAGGCGTTGAATGAAAACTGCTCGCAATCGAGCGCATGATCGGATGAATAATCCCACCACCACGCGCAGTATTCGAGGGGGTAATCGGCGCTATGACCAGCTCAGAAAAGGCGAGTGAATAACCAATTCCTAACGTTTTCCTACCAAATAAGGAAATAAAGTAATACGCAATCCGTGCACCTAGACCTGTTTTAATCAAGCCACGTGAAATCATGATCGAAAGGCCAATCAACCAAATCAACGGACTGGAAAAACTCGACAGTGCGTCTTTAATTGCGCCACTTGGGCTATCGTTGGTCACCCCTGTAATCGCCACCACAGCCATAGCCAAAATAGCCAGTGCGCCGATCGGTAAGGCTTTACCAATAATCGCCGCGATCGTGGCAATAAAAATCGCCAACAAATGCCAGGCATTCGGATCAACCCCATTGGGCACAGGAATCACAAACCAGATCGCTAAGGCAATGCCTATCGCAATCAACGAAGGAAGTGGCTTAATCGCCATATTTAACCCCTTATAAGATGCTCCACATCTTGTATATCAAATAAAAAAAGTAGCCAGCAACACACCAACAACACATGCAACAACTACACCTATTAGCCCTGGAACCATGAAACTATGGTTGAAATAATATTTGCCGATTTTTGTTGTTCCAGTCACATCAAAATTAACTGTCGCAATATCCGAAGGATAATTAGGAATAAAGAAATAGCCATAAGTAGCAGGCATCAACCCTATCAATAATGGTACTGGTAAACCCATCGCTAACCCGACCGGCAACATCATTCGAGCGGTTGCGGCCTGTGAGTTAACCACCACAGAAACTATGAACAATGCCAAAGCAAACGTCCATGGATAGCTTTGCACCATTTGTGTAATACCTTGCTCAAACGATGGCAACGCATATTTAAAATAGGTATCACTCATCCATGCAATCCCAAAAATGGCAATAGCAGCAACCATCCCTGATTTAAAAACCACACCAGTTGGAACTTTTTGCACTTCGGTTTTCGTAGCGAGCAGGATAATACCACCAAACGCCAACATCATCATTTGAATAATTGGCGTCATAGATATCTTCTCTCCTCCGATAGTGCGAATACTAGGCACCATCGCTACAATCACAATACAAATTAATGCCAGTAAGAATAACAACACTGAATTACGTGCTGAGGATGGTAACGTTTCATCTAAAGATGTATTTGTCGTATTTTCGATGCGCTCACGCCACACCGGATCACTCATACGACGTTGATACTCAGGATCATCTTGCAGCTCCTTACCACGGCGCATACTATAAAACGACAGCACCATTGTTCCGATAAAAGTAGCTGGAATGGTTACAGAAATAATTCCAAGTAATGTAATATTCTCATGTCCTGGAAGTTGGACAATCTGACTCAGATAATAAACTACTGCCGCTGAAATAGGGCTGCCTGTAATTGCCAATTGTGAAGCAACAGATGCAGCAGCCATTGGCCGTTCTGGACGGATACCGTTTTTTAAAGCCACATCGCCAATAATTGGCATTACTGAGTATACTGCATGACCTGTACCAAGCATTAATGTCATAATATAGGTCACAGTAGGGCCTAATAATGTCACACGTTTTGGGCTACGCCTTAGAATACGTTCCGCCACTTGTAACATATACTTTAAACCACCTGCTGCTTCTAGAATTGACGCACAAGTTACCACTGCCAAGATAATCAACATAACGTTAACAGGAGGACTGGTTGGCGGCATCCGTAAAACTAGCACTTCTACCAGTAAGCCAATTCCCGATACAACCCCTAAACCGATACCACCATAACGACTACCAATATATAAAAATACCAGTAAGAGCAAAAATTCCAGATATAACATAGTGCAACCTTGTCTTTGTTAAATTAACAACTTTACTATATAAAGTTTATGGATATTTTACGCTTCTACTCTCGAAAAAACCAATTTTTCTAGGGATGAAATTTGCTACATGCTTTTTTGGTCTAATTCATAAAGCTGCTATCTAGCCAGATTTATTTGAATAACATTCCTTTTAAAGGACTACCACGTGGTGAAGTATTGTTGTTAGCAAAAATCGGGCTTTTGGCTAAGTTTCTGTTAGAATTGCGGCAATGTTGAATAAAATGTACCCATGCTTGCTCATAAAAATAACCTGATTTGGATTGATCTTGAAATGACCGGTTTGGATAGCCAAACCCACGAAATTATTGAAATCGCGACCATCATCACCGATGCGGAACTCAATATACTTGCTGAAGGCCCGGTGCTCGCCATTCATCAACCGGATCAGATTATCGACAACCTGGATGAATGGAACACCCATTATCATGGCAAATCGGGGTTAGTGGATCGGGTAAAAGCCAGCGCTATTTCATACGCTGAGGCCGAACAGGCTACGCTTGAGTTTGTCCGGCAATATGTGCCCAAACGACAGTCGCCGATGTGTGGCAACAGTATCTGCCAGGATCGCCGTTTTATGGCGCGACTCATGCCGGATTTAGAAGCTTTTTTCCACTATCGCAACCTTGATGTATCCACGCTTAAAGAGCTTGCCAAGCGTTGGTATCCGGATGCGATGTACCAAAAACAAAGTACCCATACAGCGCTCGCCGATATCAAAGATTCTATCGATGAGCTGCGTCATTATCGCCAACAGCTATTCATCAAAAAACATGAGCCAGACTAAAGAGATTTTGATCGTCGAAGACGAAAGTGGCATTCGCCAATTGATCACCTTTGCCCTGCAGCACGAAGGTTTTAGCTTCAGTGAAGCCAAAAGCTTACAAACCGCACAACACCAACTCTCCGAACACACTCCAGATTTAATTATTCTTGATTGGATGCTCCCTGACGGCAACGGCGTCAGCTTGCTGCAGCAACTCCGCAAGCGTAGCGAAACTGCGAATATCCCAATCATCATGCTCACCGCACGCTCCTCTGAACAAGATGTGATTAAAGGCCTCGACAGCGGCGCTGATGATTATCTAACCAAACCGTTTTCGATTGCTGAATTAACCGCACGAATTAACGCTCTGCTGCGTCGTGCGAACAGCGACGAAAGCAGCGATGTCATCGAATGGAAAGGGATTGTGGTTAATAGCGAAACCCACGAAGTCACTTGCCAAGGACAAACGGTTACCTTGCATCGTCGCGAGTTTCAGCTATTGAAAGTGTTTATCAGTCAACCGGGCAAAGTACACGAACGTGAACAGCTTATTCACAAAGTCTGGGGCGATTTTGCGGAAGTTGGTGATCGCGTGGTGGATGTCGCGGTCCGGCGTTTACGTAAAGCCTTTGAGGGCATTGATTACGAACTGCCAATTAGCACCATCCGCGGCATCGGCTACCGTTTGGATAAGAGCTAAATGGCTCTCTATCTTTAATATGAGTTAACTACAGCCTAATATGTGAGCATCAGACCAGAAATAGCTGATTAATTCGCAAAAAACACGCCTAGGCAAGGTAAAACCTGCGCGCTATAATCTCCGCTTTAGCTTTATGTAAGGAATTCATTATGCCACGTCCGATTCCCGCCGTGTTTGGCAGCGTTTTTTATGAACAGATGCCGGTTTCTGTGTATCAATCAGGCTGGCAGGCGGTCTCATGGCAAGGCAGTGATTCATTAAACTTACATCCAGCAGCGCACGTTTTACATTACGGCAGCACGTGCTTTGAAGGGCTAAAAGCGTTTCGTCATGGTGATGGACGGATGGCGATTTTTTCGCCTCGATGCACACATTGAGCGCATACAGAAAAGTGCGGAACGCCTCTATCTACCCGCTCCTGATGCGTCATTGCTGCGCGAGATGATTATTGATCTGGTGCGTCGTTGTAGGGATATGATTCCTGACGCGCCAGGGTCACTCTATTTACGCCCAACCTTAATCGGGATTGATCCAAACATCGGTAAAGCCGCGGTTGCTTCAGACACCGCAATGCTCTACGTACTTGCTTCTCCGGTTGGTGATTATTTCACTCCAGGCACACCACTAAAACTGTTGGTTGAAACCGAACACCAGCGCTGCGCACCACATATGGGTAGTGTGAAGAGCGGTGGCAACTACGCCTCCGCCCTTTATTGGCAAATGATCGCTAAAAAAGAAAAAGACGTACAACAGGTGTTGTTCTGCCCGAATGGTGATGTGCAAGAAACCGGCGCGTCAAACTTTATCCTAATCCAAGACAATACCTTAATTACGAAATCACTCAGCGATGAATTCCTTCATGGGGTTACCCGCCGCACTACCTTGCAAATCGCCCAGGATTTGGGTTATCAAGCGCACGAAACCTCACTCAGCGTCGATGATTTACGCGAAGCGATTAACAACGGGGCTGAAGCTGCGCTCACCGGGACAGCAGCGGTGATTGCCCCAGTGACTGCGTTCCTCATCGGCGATGAAACGATCGAGGTTCAAAGCCAGGAACACGCACTCAAGCTCCGTCGCGCGATTATGGATGTGCAGTATGGCCTCCGGCCTGATCCACACGGCTGGCTAACCTTCGTCGATTAATTCGGTCTTATTGAGATACGTATAAAAAAGGCACCATCAATGGTGCCTTCTTGTCATCAATCAAACTTAGTGAGATCGATTAAAGCTGACTAAAGGTATCGCAGCGCTCAATCGAACCATAACGAATCCCTTGATTCAACCAATATTGGCGCTGTTCAGCACTACCGTGGGTGAATGATTCCGGATGAACCGATCGTCCGGCATCCTGCATGATGCTGTCATCACCAACCGCAGCAGCGGCGCGCAACCCTTCTTGTAAATCGCCCGCTTCAAGCTGAATATCGCTGGTACGCTCAACATGATTCGCCCAAATACCGGCATAGCAATCGGCCTGTAATTCGAGCGCAACCGAAATGGCGTTTGCCTCACTTTTACTCCGCCCACGCATCGCTTGATGCGCTTGTGGCAAGGTTTGCAGTAAATTCTGCACATGATGCCCCACTTCGTGCGCGATCACATAGGCAAAGGCGAAATCGCCTGCGCCACCTAAGCGTCGCAAATCGTTAATAAAGCTTGGCGGCAAATAGACGGTTTTATCGCCAGGACAATAAAAAGGCCCAACCGCTTGACTGTTAATGCCACAGGCTGTTTGCACATTCCCATCAAAAATCACTGCTGATGCTTGCTGATAACGCTCACCATAGCGGGCCAATTGCTTATCCCAGACATCTTGATTCGACGCAAAGACCACCGAAATAAATTGCGCAATTTCATCGTCTTCAGCCGGCGGTTTGTCGGTTGTGCTTGATGAGCCGCCGAGCATGGAACTTCCTGCATCGACCAGACCAAGCATCATGCGCGGATCAACGCCCATAAACCAGCCAACCAGTACAATAATAATCCCGGTTAACCCGATGCCGCCCACCGCAGCACCTTTGCCGCGTCGATCACTCACCCGACCGCTTCTTCTCCCCTGTTTCCAACGCATGAACGCTTCCTCCAACAATCCTTTACTATCTAAATCCGTTCGCTCAATGTAACAACCTGCCTCTGTTTCAGCCCTGGCTCAAAACCACAGAACCCAACAGTCGCATCACAAGCCTCTGTCTCAATGTATAATACTGTAGATTAAACCCGCTGTCAGGATTGGCTGATTTCCTCAAGCATCGCCATCTCTAAATCATCAAACCCTGCCTGCAAGCGTGCTTCGAGGTTAAACGGCCCTCGAATCCGTGTTTTAAGGTAATTGCTTAATAAATCAGCAAAAGTTTCGCGATAATCTAAACCGCGTTCGGCACAACAATATTTAAACCATTTCGAGCCAATCGCAACATGTCCGTGCTCATCACGATAGATCACATCCAGTAAATCTGCGCTCCGTGTCTCACCATGCTGGCGCAATTTGCGTTGAATCCCCGGGGTGACATCCAAACCGCGCGCTTCCATCACCCGTGGCACCAGCGCCATGCGCACCATCACATCATATTCCGTATCCACACACGCCTGCCACAAGCCATCATGGGCAGGAAAAGCCCCGTAGTAACTACCAAGCGCTTCTAATCGCTCCACAATCAAACTAAAATGATACGCCTCTTCTTTGGCGACCAACAGCCAGTCGTGATAATACGCATCCGGCATATTCTGAAAACGATATGCGGCATCGAGCGCTAGGTTAATCGCATTAAACTCAATATGCGCAATCGCGTGCAACATCGCGCATACCCCTTCATTGGTATCTAAGCGCCGGCGTGGAACGTCTCTTGGCAACACCAACGCTGGTTTCGCTGGTCGTCCTGCATCAGGTAAAGATCGGACTTCCGTTGCCTCACGGTGCAACAAACCATCGCGATACGCATAGTGTAATTTATAGGCATCTTTTAGCTTCCGATTAACCTCATTATCGGTCAGCGTGCGCCAAATAGCCTCGTAAAGAGATGTTTGCATCAATCCACCTAATCAAACCAACTTAGTAAAACCGCTCTATTTTAACCATTTTCGCGTGCCATTAAGCTATCAAAAAACCATCGAGCACTTCGATGGCTTATGTGTATGATGTTAGATCAAGCGCTCTACCAGCAGCTATCAGTGCCTCACTCACCAGAAAAACATGACGCTAATGGCATAAGGTATTACTCGCCCCCATGATCACCTTATCTGCAGCGTCAATATACGGCAGCTCCAAGCGCTTGAGCGTCCCATCACGCAACCCATAGGCGTATAACGCCGCCTCACCATGTACGGTTAATAGCGCCGTTTTGCTATCAGCAGTAATAAACACCGTTTGTACGGTACCAGGTAATGTTTGCTGATCGATGGTCTGAAAATCTTTGCTGCTTTGTAAATCTAAGCTTTTACCGGCAAGTAATAGCCGTTGATCAAGCCAACCGCTCGCCACAACCGATAACGATTGCCCAGTTTGTGGCACATCCACCACATCGCTCAAATCATCCACAGCGACACGCAGCCCTTTGCCTTCTTCAGAAAATAGCCAGGCATAACGCCCATTACTATCAACATAGGGTTGCAGAATTGGCGAAGTCCATTGACCTACAGTCGCTGCTACTTGTCGCTCAGATAATGACCAAAACACAGCTTGATAAATACCCTGTTGATTGGCTGCGGCGAAAATCAAATAACGCCCATCCGGGGTTATGGCTAACGGCGAAAAATCCTGCCAATCTTCAGGCAGTGGGTACGCTGTTTGTAGATTGTCAT from Suttonella sp. R2A3 carries:
- the purH gene encoding bifunctional phosphoribosylaminoimidazolecarboxamide formyltransferase/IMP cyclohydrolase encodes the protein MNTHAITPKTALLSVADKSGLIDFAKRLSAAGVTLLSTGGTAKALRDAGIAVTDVSDHTGFPEIMGGRVKTLHPNIHGGILARRGEDDSVMAEHDISAIDLVVVNLYPFRETIAKPDVTLEEAIEQIDIGGPTMVRAAAKNHAHVGIVVDPTDYPNVISAVENGHLNLKLRRELAAKAFAHTAGYDQAIAQYLNQAFGIQTTEQAFPKQLQRNYALVETLRYGENPHQNAAFYKSLSPIGSSLATAVQHQGKALSYNNIADADAALSAVLRFDEEAACVIVKHANPCGAATGENVMEAYDLAHRCDPTSAFGGIIAFNRGVDERTAQEILSRQFVEVILAPAYSKDALEVFEQKANIRVLEISSSGHEEDEWQITSVHGGILVQDWDNGNVCREDLKVVSKREPSHQELNDLLFAWRIVKSVKSNAIVLAKDGATIGIGAGQTSRVYSSLIAARKARDEGLDAHDSVLASDAFFPFRDGIDAAAEAGVKAIIQPGGSMRDEEVIAAANEHGIAMIFTGMRHFRH
- a CDS encoding DASS family sodium-coupled anion symporter, yielding MAIKPLPSLIAIGIALAIWFVIPVPNGVDPNAWHLLAIFIATIAAIIGKALPIGALAILAMAVVAITGVTNDSPSGAIKDALSSFSSPLIWLIGLSIMISRGLIKTGLGARIAYYFISLFGRKTLGIGYSLAFSELVIAPITPSNTARGGGIIHPIMRSIASSFHSTPEEGTSGKIGRYLALVNYNTNPITSGMFITATAPNPLVVKFVAEATGSQIELTWTTWALAMLLPGLACLLVMPLVIYWLSPPEVKSTPDATKFARERLKELGAIKRDEWIMLGVFALLLLFWADIPALVFGEGAKLHSATTALLGLSLLLITGVLSWDDVLKERSAWDTIVWFSALIMMASFLNKLGLIGWFADSIQSGIATMGVNWIVAAAILTLVFLYSHYFFASTTAHITAMFAAFYAAGLSLGAPPMLFALIMAAAGNLMMSLTHYATGTAPVIFNSGYVSLGRWWSIGFVMSVINLALWIGVGLLWWKLLGYY
- a CDS encoding anaerobic C4-dicarboxylate transporter, whose translation is MLYLEFLLLLVFLYIGSRYGGIGLGVVSGIGLLVEVLVLRMPPTSPPVNVMLIILAVVTCASILEAAGGLKYMLQVAERILRRSPKRVTLLGPTVTYIMTLMLGTGHAVYSVMPIIGDVALKNGIRPERPMAAASVASQLAITGSPISAAVVYYLSQIVQLPGHENITLLGIISVTIPATFIGTMVLSFYSMRRGKELQDDPEYQRRMSDPVWRERIENTTNTSLDETLPSSARNSVLLFLLALICIVIVAMVPSIRTIGGEKISMTPIIQMMMLAFGGIILLATKTEVQKVPTGVVFKSGMVAAIAIFGIAWMSDTYFKYALPSFEQGITQMVQSYPWTFALALFIVSVVVNSQAATARMMLPVGLAMGLPVPLLIGLMPATYGYFFIPNYPSDIATVNFDVTGTTKIGKYYFNHSFMVPGLIGVVVACVVGVLLATFFI
- the orn gene encoding oligoribonuclease, producing the protein MLAHKNNLIWIDLEMTGLDSQTHEIIEIATIITDAELNILAEGPVLAIHQPDQIIDNLDEWNTHYHGKSGLVDRVKASAISYAEAEQATLEFVRQYVPKRQSPMCGNSICQDRRFMARLMPDLEAFFHYRNLDVSTLKELAKRWYPDAMYQKQSTHTALADIKDSIDELRHYRQQLFIKKHEPD
- a CDS encoding response regulator; its protein translation is MSQTKEILIVEDESGIRQLITFALQHEGFSFSEAKSLQTAQHQLSEHTPDLIILDWMLPDGNGVSLLQQLRKRSETANIPIIMLTARSSEQDVIKGLDSGADDYLTKPFSIAELTARINALLRRANSDESSDVIEWKGIVVNSETHEVTCQGQTVTLHRREFQLLKVFISQPGKVHEREQLIHKVWGDFAEVGDRVVDVAVRRLRKAFEGIDYELPISTIRGIGYRLDKS
- a CDS encoding neutral zinc metallopeptidase produces the protein MRWKQGRRSGRVSDRRGKGAAVGGIGLTGIIIVLVGWFMGVDPRMMLGLVDAGSSMLGGSSSTTDKPPAEDDEIAQFISVVFASNQDVWDKQLARYGERYQQASAVIFDGNVQTACGINSQAVGPFYCPGDKTVYLPPSFINDLRRLGGAGDFAFAYVIAHEVGHHVQNLLQTLPQAHQAMRGRSKSEANAISVALELQADCYAGIWANHVERTSDIQLEAGDLQEGLRAAAAVGDDSIMQDAGRSVHPESFTHGSAEQRQYWLNQGIRYGSIERCDTFSQL
- a CDS encoding ferritin-like domain-containing protein; this translates as MQTSLYEAIWRTLTDNEVNRKLKDAYKLHYAYRDGLLHREATEVRSLPDAGRPAKPALVLPRDVPRRRLDTNEGVCAMLHAIAHIEFNAINLALDAAYRFQNMPDAYYHDWLLVAKEEAYHFSLIVERLEALGSYYGAFPAHDGLWQACVDTEYDVMVRMALVPRVMEARGLDVTPGIQRKLRQHGETRSADLLDVIYRDEHGHVAIGSKWFKYCCAERGLDYRETFADLLSNYLKTRIRGPFNLEARLQAGFDDLEMAMLEEISQS
- a CDS encoding YncE family protein is translated as MKHKQKKTTLLIAALFGFIALAAAWFFLRDVTPDQVMSELFDLNAPTRFAFVSEAEEKTVTVVDVIQGQSIGQLALDATPDFWALSAASGQLIYAPQGSKQVYFYDTTTHESQQQTLDMAVEHWQYHDGDRRLFYADQQSVAVLDMVDKRIERIPEPLNDIKTIFYDGFAQVLWVLDKGSPSLVAWSMDDNLQTAYPLPEDWQDFSPLAITPDGRYLIFAAANQQGIYQAVFWSLSERQVAATVGQWTSPILQPYVDSNGRYAWLFSEEGKGLRVAVDDLSDVVDVPQTGQSLSVVASGWLDQRLLLAGKSLDLQSSKDFQTIDQQTLPGTVQTVFITADSKTALLTVHGEAALYAYGLRDGTLKRLELPYIDAADKVIMGASNTLCH